A window of Mucilaginibacter sp. PAMC 26640 contains these coding sequences:
- a CDS encoding transcriptional initiation protein Tat yields MNRRDSLKALGFGTLSAGVLLEACKTPDNKNVPESEEAAKEAAAGRQPEEIERDKKLMADKYFTEHEMATIAVLADIIIPKDSKSGSATEAKVPEFIEFIVKDIPDHQLPMRGGLRWLDLQTLNRFGKTFVASTPAQQIQLVDLIAYPAKATPDMQQGVAFFNRMRDLTATGFFTTEMGIKDLGFVGNAPNKWTGVPADVLKQYGMENVVV; encoded by the coding sequence ATGAACAGACGCGATTCCCTTAAAGCACTTGGTTTCGGCACCCTATCAGCAGGCGTTCTGCTGGAGGCCTGCAAAACCCCGGATAATAAAAACGTTCCCGAATCTGAAGAAGCAGCTAAAGAAGCCGCCGCCGGCCGCCAGCCGGAAGAGATAGAACGGGATAAAAAATTAATGGCCGATAAATATTTTACCGAGCACGAAATGGCGACCATTGCTGTGCTGGCAGATATAATTATTCCAAAAGATTCAAAATCGGGCAGCGCTACGGAGGCCAAGGTGCCGGAATTTATCGAGTTTATTGTTAAAGATATTCCGGATCATCAGTTGCCTATGCGCGGCGGACTGCGCTGGCTGGATCTGCAAACTTTGAACCGTTTTGGTAAAACCTTTGTAGCCTCTACACCTGCACAGCAAATACAACTGGTGGACCTGATTGCCTATCCGGCCAAAGCTACACCTGATATGCAGCAAGGCGTAGCCTTTTTTAACCGTATGCGGGATTTAACAGCAACCGGTTTCTTCACTACCGAAATGGGGATCAAAGATCTGGGTTTTGTGGGTAATGCCCCAAACAAATGGACCGGAGTACCCGCTGACGTATTGAAGCAGTATGGAATGGAAAATGTAGTGGTATAA
- a CDS encoding GMC family oxidoreductase — protein sequence MEDLQIKKSGTTYDVVIVGSGAGGGMAGYVLANAGIKVLMLEAGAYFDPKTDSAQLKWPWESARRGASTTRPFGDFDAAFGGWDIDGEPYTTKDKTEFYWFRSRMLGGRTNHWGRISLRMGPDDFKPKDGLTDEWPISYEDVKPFYDKVDRLIGIYGTKENIESEPDGIFLPPPKPRLNELFITQGARKAGVKVIPGRGSVLTEALPGNKERGACFFCGQCGRSCKIYGDFSASSCLVIPAIKTGNLKVITNAMVREILTDKNGLATGVSYINKEDMQEYQVNAKTVILGASAGESARILLNSKSSAHPGGLANSSGVVGKYLHDSTGSSAGGFLPQLLDRKRYNEDGVGSVHIYSPWWLDNKKLNFPRGYHIEYGGGLHMPSYGFGFGMQNQNGAVPGRDGKTKEAGGYGASLKDDYRRFFGSSVGMAGRGTAIARADNYCEIDPSVVDKYGIPVLRFHYKWTNDEVNQAKHMQDTFEEVLHNMGAIHGPKQGPETNYGLEAPGKIIHEVGTVRMGDDPSKSALNKYCQAHDCKNLFVVDAAPFVQQGDKNATWTILALSMRTAEYILAQRKKLNV from the coding sequence ATGGAAGATTTGCAGATCAAAAAATCAGGCACAACCTATGATGTAGTTATTGTAGGCTCGGGTGCAGGGGGCGGTATGGCAGGTTATGTGCTTGCTAATGCAGGTATTAAAGTTTTAATGCTTGAAGCCGGTGCATACTTTGACCCAAAAACAGATTCGGCCCAATTAAAGTGGCCTTGGGAATCGGCTCGCCGCGGGGCAAGCACTACGCGCCCGTTTGGTGATTTCGACGCTGCTTTTGGCGGTTGGGATATCGATGGCGAGCCGTATACTACAAAAGACAAAACAGAATTTTATTGGTTCCGCTCGCGGATGCTGGGTGGTCGTACCAATCACTGGGGGAGGATCTCCCTGCGAATGGGTCCGGATGACTTTAAACCGAAAGACGGCCTGACCGATGAGTGGCCAATTTCTTATGAGGATGTAAAACCTTTTTACGATAAGGTTGACCGTTTGATTGGGATTTACGGTACCAAGGAAAACATAGAAAGCGAACCGGATGGCATCTTTTTACCGCCGCCAAAGCCCAGGTTGAACGAGTTGTTTATTACGCAGGGCGCGCGCAAGGCCGGTGTAAAGGTTATCCCGGGGCGTGGTTCGGTACTAACAGAGGCATTGCCCGGCAATAAAGAACGGGGTGCATGCTTCTTCTGCGGGCAGTGCGGCCGTAGCTGTAAAATTTACGGCGATTTCTCGGCTTCTTCTTGCCTGGTTATCCCTGCTATTAAAACCGGCAATCTCAAAGTGATCACCAATGCAATGGTGCGCGAGATACTGACGGATAAAAACGGACTGGCAACAGGCGTATCTTACATTAATAAAGAAGATATGCAGGAATACCAGGTAAATGCCAAAACAGTGATACTTGGCGCAAGCGCGGGAGAATCTGCCCGCATCCTGCTCAATTCCAAATCATCAGCACATCCGGGCGGTTTGGCCAATAGCAGTGGCGTTGTTGGTAAATACCTGCATGATTCTACCGGCTCAAGTGCTGGTGGTTTTCTGCCGCAACTGCTGGATCGTAAGCGTTACAACGAAGACGGCGTAGGTAGCGTGCATATCTACTCGCCGTGGTGGCTGGATAACAAAAAACTGAATTTTCCGCGCGGATACCATATCGAATATGGTGGTGGTTTACATATGCCATCATATGGCTTTGGTTTCGGTATGCAAAACCAAAATGGCGCAGTTCCCGGCCGTGATGGTAAAACAAAGGAGGCCGGTGGCTATGGTGCATCGCTAAAAGATGATTACCGCCGCTTCTTCGGCAGTAGTGTGGGAATGGCCGGCCGTGGTACCGCCATTGCCCGTGCAGATAATTATTGTGAAATAGACCCTAGCGTTGTGGATAAGTATGGTATCCCTGTATTGCGTTTCCATTACAAATGGACCAATGACGAGGTGAACCAGGCTAAGCACATGCAGGATACTTTTGAGGAGGTTTTACACAATATGGGTGCTATACATGGCCCTAAACAAGGGCCGGAAACTAATTACGGCTTAGAAGCACCAGGTAAGATCATTCACGAAGTGGGCACTGTCCGTATGGGTGATGATCCATCCAAATCTGCCCTGAACAAATATTGCCAGGCCCACGATTGTAAAAATCTTTTTGTGGTTGATGCCGCTCCTTTTGTGCAGCAAGGCGATAAAAATGCCACCTGGACAATTCTTGCTCTTAGCATGCGTACCGCAGAATACATTTTGGCTCAACGTAAAAAACTTAACGTATAA
- a CDS encoding glycosyl hydrolase — protein MKKMILGALALTAVSYAAFAQKTVKLFDGKTTTGWHTYNKTGVGAWSVVDGALQLDPKSPEAADLLTDGEYENFELSIDWKIAEGGNSGIIFGVHEDPALGATYLTGIEMQVLDNVKAEDNKKPSHLAGSLYDLKPAPATAAKPAGEWNKVKIRKKDGQLTFSLNGVETVNVKIGSPEWIEMLNNSKFKTWAGFAKYPKGHIALQGHGAVVSYKNISLKQL, from the coding sequence ATGAAAAAAATGATCCTGGGCGCACTGGCTTTAACGGCCGTAAGCTACGCAGCATTTGCGCAAAAAACAGTAAAACTATTTGATGGTAAAACCACCACAGGCTGGCATACTTATAACAAAACTGGTGTCGGTGCCTGGTCTGTAGTTGATGGGGCACTTCAGCTGGATCCAAAATCTCCGGAAGCAGCAGATCTGCTTACTGATGGTGAGTATGAAAACTTTGAATTAAGTATAGATTGGAAGATTGCTGAAGGTGGAAATAGCGGTATTATTTTCGGCGTGCATGAAGACCCTGCATTAGGTGCTACCTACCTTACCGGCATAGAAATGCAGGTGCTCGATAACGTAAAAGCGGAAGATAATAAAAAACCAAGCCACCTGGCGGGTTCATTATATGATTTGAAACCTGCCCCTGCGACAGCTGCTAAACCGGCTGGCGAATGGAACAAGGTTAAGATCCGCAAAAAAGATGGTCAGCTTACTTTCTCACTAAATGGTGTAGAAACTGTTAATGTAAAAATTGGCAGCCCGGAATGGATAGAAATGCTGAACAACAGCAAATTTAAAACCTGGGCAGGTTTTGCCAAGTATCCTAAAGGCCACATTGCTTTGCAGGGCCATGGCGCAGTAGTATCATACAAAAATATCAGTTTAAAACAATTATAA
- a CDS encoding RNA helicase, producing MTFQDFNFNEQLLEGVLSMGYTKATPIQEMTIPVIMNGDDLIACAQTGTGKTASYLLPVLNYIANNNSHQTTALVLAPTRELAQQIDQQVEGLAYFTGISSQAVFGGGDGMAYEQQRRGIQNSVNIIIATPGRLIAHLTSGVLKFNHITHLVLDEADRMLDMGFSDDIMRIISYLPKKRQTLLFSATMPGRIRNLAKAILTDPQQINIAISQPAAGIDQQVYRVHDGQKTPLLKMLLKDGGYLSSIIFASRKEIVKSLYKELKQAHLNVAAFHSDLQQNEREEILLRFKNKQLPVIIGTDALSRGIDVEGIDLVINYDVPGDAEDYVHRIGRTARAATTGTAITFVNDRDLKKLKSIEQLIDRPVAQKELPEELKGIEAVKTEQPHGSGRNDQRRKPNRYKGSKPRPAAN from the coding sequence GTGACTTTTCAGGATTTCAATTTCAACGAACAATTATTAGAAGGCGTACTTAGCATGGGTTACACCAAAGCTACACCTATTCAGGAAATGACCATACCGGTTATCATGAATGGCGACGACCTGATCGCCTGCGCCCAAACGGGTACAGGTAAAACAGCTTCCTACTTGCTGCCGGTTTTAAATTATATCGCGAATAATAACAGCCATCAGACCACTGCATTGGTGCTGGCGCCCACACGTGAGCTTGCCCAGCAGATAGATCAGCAGGTGGAAGGGCTAGCCTATTTTACTGGTATTAGCTCACAAGCAGTTTTTGGCGGTGGTGATGGCATGGCTTACGAGCAGCAGCGCCGCGGCATTCAAAACAGTGTTAATATTATTATCGCCACACCTGGCAGGCTCATTGCCCATCTTACCTCCGGCGTGCTTAAATTTAACCACATTACTCATTTGGTATTAGATGAGGCCGACCGTATGCTGGACATGGGTTTTAGTGACGACATTATGCGCATTATAAGTTACTTGCCCAAAAAACGCCAAACGCTTTTATTTTCGGCTACCATGCCGGGCAGGATCCGCAACCTGGCCAAGGCCATCCTAACAGATCCGCAGCAGATCAATATTGCAATCTCGCAGCCCGCTGCCGGTATAGATCAGCAGGTTTACCGCGTGCACGACGGACAAAAGACTCCTTTGCTAAAAATGCTTTTAAAGGATGGCGGCTATTTAAGCTCCATTATTTTTGCATCCCGTAAGGAAATTGTAAAATCGCTTTACAAAGAATTGAAGCAAGCACACTTAAATGTGGCGGCCTTTCACTCAGATCTGCAGCAAAACGAACGTGAGGAGATCTTGCTTAGATTTAAAAACAAACAACTGCCCGTTATTATTGGTACCGATGCCTTATCACGTGGTATAGACGTAGAGGGGATAGACCTGGTAATTAATTACGATGTGCCGGGCGATGCAGAAGATTATGTACACCGCATTGGCCGTACTGCCCGTGCAGCTACAACGGGTACCGCTATTACTTTTGTAAATGACAGGGATTTGAAAAAGCTGAAAAGTATAGAACAGCTGATAGACCGCCCCGTAGCCCAAAAGGAATTGCCTGAAGAGTTAAAAGGTATTGAGGCCGTAAAAACTGAACAGCCGCATGGCAGTGGCAGGAACGATCAGCGCCGTAAACCTAACCGCTATAAAGGCAGCAAGCCGCGCCCTGCTGCAAATTAA
- a CDS encoding xylose isomerase yields the protein MTSRRSFLKTSAVLGTGLLMAPDVLFARNKKYIGVQLYTVRDAMAKDPVGTLAKVKAVGFNTLEGATYTGTQKFYGMEPDQFKQVLKDNGLMMPSGHYMLGEGMATAKGTITNEWQKAVDDAAEVGLKYMVCAYLLDTERGSLEHYKQTADKLNTAGEICKKAGIQLCYHNHDFEFKQEDGKYPYEVLLNSTDKDLVKMEMDIYWMYRAKQDVVAMFNQHPGRFPLWHVKDMDNTPKQMFTEVGNGVIPFKKIFEHADKAGLKYFFNEQDICPGDPFNSITQSYAYIKKNLV from the coding sequence ATGACTTCAAGACGTTCGTTCCTGAAAACCTCAGCGGTGCTGGGTACAGGGCTCTTAATGGCGCCCGATGTATTATTTGCGCGTAACAAAAAATATATAGGCGTTCAACTTTACACCGTACGCGATGCGATGGCTAAAGACCCTGTGGGTACTTTAGCGAAAGTAAAAGCAGTAGGCTTCAATACGCTGGAAGGTGCCACCTATACCGGCACCCAAAAATTCTACGGCATGGAGCCTGACCAATTTAAGCAAGTGCTTAAAGATAACGGGCTGATGATGCCAAGCGGCCATTATATGCTGGGCGAAGGTATGGCTACAGCTAAAGGTACCATTACAAACGAGTGGCAAAAAGCGGTTGATGATGCTGCTGAAGTAGGTTTAAAATATATGGTTTGCGCATATTTGCTTGATACAGAGCGCGGCAGCCTTGAACATTACAAACAAACAGCCGATAAATTAAATACTGCCGGCGAGATCTGTAAAAAAGCAGGCATTCAGCTTTGCTACCATAATCACGATTTTGAATTTAAACAGGAAGACGGTAAATACCCCTATGAAGTGCTTTTAAACAGCACCGATAAGGACCTGGTAAAAATGGAAATGGATATATATTGGATGTACCGGGCCAAACAGGATGTTGTTGCTATGTTTAACCAACACCCGGGCCGTTTCCCACTCTGGCATGTAAAAGATATGGATAACACGCCTAAACAAATGTTTACAGAAGTTGGAAATGGCGTAATACCATTCAAAAAGATTTTTGAACATGCTGATAAAGCCGGGTTAAAATACTTTTTTAATGAGCAGGATATTTGCCCGGGTGATCCATTCAACAGCATTACCCAAAGCTACGCTTACATTAAAAAGAACCTGGTTTAA
- a CDS encoding peroxiredoxin, giving the protein MKYFLVAVLAIGFTNNVKAQKHVGPGDKVPAFSLTDQNGKVFNIASEIGKHKMVIYFYPKDESMVCTKEACAFRDSFNDFVKAGAVVIGVNGGTVASHKAFTDHYKLPFILLSDPGDKIYKQFGVKNKLFMSGRETFVVDTKGVIVYSHAAMLQGKEHAEEALIAIKAAK; this is encoded by the coding sequence ATCAAATATTTTCTGGTAGCTGTATTGGCTATTGGATTTACAAATAACGTTAAGGCACAAAAACATGTGGGTCCGGGCGATAAGGTACCAGCCTTTTCACTTACCGATCAAAATGGCAAGGTGTTTAACATTGCCAGCGAAATAGGCAAGCACAAAATGGTTATCTATTTTTATCCTAAGGATGAAAGTATGGTCTGCACCAAGGAGGCCTGCGCGTTCCGCGATAGTTTTAACGATTTTGTTAAAGCCGGAGCTGTGGTAATAGGCGTAAACGGTGGAACTGTTGCCAGCCATAAAGCATTTACCGATCATTATAAATTACCTTTCATCCTGTTAAGCGATCCCGGCGATAAAATTTATAAACAGTTTGGTGTAAAAAATAAGCTCTTCATGAGCGGCCGCGAAACTTTTGTAGTAGATACAAAGGGCGTTATTGTTTACTCACATGCGGCCATGTTGCAGGGTAAAGAGCACGCTGAAGAAGCCTTAATAGCTATAAAAGCAGCCAAATAA